From a region of the Pectobacterium aquaticum genome:
- a CDS encoding DUF2786 domain-containing protein produces MNDEEKEKYIEKIQKLLHLAKRSTNEHEAANAISQAQNLMHKFGLSELDIDLKSIKEFQSEHCPSDANKLPEYVVSLANMLCYAFGVHCYYTWTRNHRRSVAFYGPTERPQIAAYGFDVLSVQLVKARSEFIASQNKRIKRTTKTNRADQFCAGWVSGARNAISRFAVEPDEQQLMSLYYKQISEGFSELKSREAKSCRGDDGAYRAGYHSGKEARLHQAVGGKSIIGIEY; encoded by the coding sequence ATGAATGATGAAGAAAAAGAGAAATACATAGAAAAAATTCAAAAACTCCTCCATTTAGCAAAACGCAGCACGAATGAGCATGAGGCTGCTAATGCTATTAGCCAGGCTCAGAATCTAATGCATAAATTTGGCCTGAGCGAGTTGGACATCGATCTGAAGTCGATTAAGGAATTTCAGAGCGAGCATTGTCCGTCTGATGCGAACAAACTCCCAGAATACGTGGTCAGTTTGGCCAATATGCTGTGTTATGCATTTGGTGTGCATTGTTATTACACCTGGACGCGGAACCATCGACGTTCTGTTGCATTCTACGGTCCGACAGAACGACCACAGATTGCTGCATATGGGTTCGATGTATTGAGTGTCCAGCTAGTTAAAGCCCGTAGCGAGTTTATTGCCTCACAAAATAAGCGTATTAAGCGCACTACTAAAACCAATCGAGCAGATCAATTTTGTGCAGGCTGGGTGAGCGGTGCTCGGAATGCCATTAGCCGGTTTGCTGTTGAACCAGATGAGCAACAATTAATGTCACTGTATTACAAACAGATCTCCGAGGGGTTTAGCGAACTTAAAAGCCGAGAAGCGAAAAGCTGCCGTGGCGATGATGGTGCATATCGTGCCGGTTATCACTCGGGTAAAGAAGCTCGACTGCATCAGGCGGTCGGGGGGAAATCAATAATAGGTATTGAATATTGA
- a CDS encoding site-specific integrase, whose translation MKKRIKKILLSKALDKYFTTVSRHKRGQLQEFYRINVIKRSSLAGRYMDEVSSVDIASYRDDRLAQINPRTKKTISGNTVRLEMALLSALYNLAKVEWGTCTTNPVENVRKPTVSSGRTRRLTSQEERKITRYLKSKNPELLAIFRLAVETAMRQGEILSLRWEHIDLRLGIAHLPLTKNGSARDVPLSSKARQVLKEISELVRHECGSVFSYTSSGFKSAWRIALQTMSIEDLHFHDLRHEAISRFFELDTLNVMEIAAISGHKSMNMLKRYTHLRATHLVGKLDARKKQAQKLISIFIPYPADIEVHDGGKVTMTFSDFDDLVVTAPTYDDALRVASVELLRFQAIAAKNGERLPPPGHISVNMSERILISPL comes from the coding sequence ATGAAGAAACGTATAAAAAAAATACTACTAAGTAAGGCGTTGGATAAATACTTTACTACCGTGTCACGTCATAAGAGAGGTCAATTACAGGAGTTTTATCGAATAAATGTTATCAAAAGGTCATCACTTGCTGGTAGGTACATGGATGAGGTCTCATCAGTTGATATTGCTAGCTACAGGGATGATAGGTTGGCCCAGATTAACCCTAGAACAAAAAAAACTATCAGCGGCAACACCGTTCGTCTTGAAATGGCGTTGCTCTCTGCATTGTATAATTTGGCCAAAGTTGAATGGGGAACATGTACAACTAATCCCGTTGAGAATGTAAGAAAACCAACGGTTTCTTCGGGTAGGACGCGTAGGTTAACTTCTCAGGAAGAGCGGAAAATAACGCGTTATCTAAAGAGTAAAAATCCTGAGCTATTGGCAATTTTTCGTTTGGCTGTTGAAACAGCAATGAGGCAGGGCGAGATATTGTCATTACGTTGGGAGCATATAGATCTTCGACTCGGTATCGCTCACCTACCATTAACTAAAAACGGTTCTGCACGTGATGTACCGTTGTCTTCAAAGGCGCGCCAGGTGCTGAAGGAGATTAGTGAGCTTGTCCGGCACGAATGTGGGAGTGTTTTTTCCTACACTTCAAGCGGTTTTAAAAGTGCGTGGCGTATTGCATTGCAGACGATGTCTATTGAAGATCTCCATTTTCACGATCTTAGACATGAAGCTATCAGCCGATTTTTTGAACTGGACACGTTGAACGTTATGGAAATTGCAGCAATCTCAGGGCATAAATCAATGAATATGCTGAAGCGATATACCCATCTCAGAGCGACTCATCTGGTCGGTAAGCTCGATGCGCGTAAAAAGCAAGCGCAGAAATTAATTTCGATTTTCATACCTTACCCAGCGGATATCGAGGTTCATGATGGTGGTAAGGTAACAATGACATTTTCTGATTTTGATGATTTGGTGGTTACAGCACCAACATATGATGATGCGTTAAGAGTGGCATCTGTTGAATTACTCAGATTTCAAGCGATAGCTGCAAAGAATGGCGAAAGACTCCCTCCACCTGGACATATATCTGTCAATATGAGTGAACGGATACTGATCAGCCCCCTCTAA
- a CDS encoding prepilin peptidase, whose product MSLFILAPLLFVVLTMVAWLACQHVRWIERFLALQPARVLNGMTLLLLVIPFWLASLVSLYVHESGSLLLLVMQAGLLACAVADVEREWLPESYTVPLFFLALNYSPLPTYIIQPVMVMSAVVVVAALIAVIVRPSLSALLPGRGDIMLWLVLSAWTGIAGSVILFMSLIAGALTMQLTARDHTPLGPWMAGCGALMIPFTTDIQRLADRFMFTLWH is encoded by the coding sequence ATGAGTCTATTCATTTTAGCCCCGTTACTTTTCGTTGTATTGACGATGGTCGCCTGGCTGGCTTGCCAGCACGTTCGCTGGATAGAGCGTTTTTTGGCGCTGCAACCTGCACGAGTGCTGAACGGAATGACCTTGTTGTTGCTCGTTATTCCGTTCTGGCTTGCCAGTCTGGTATCACTTTATGTTCATGAGTCCGGCTCTCTGTTGCTACTGGTGATGCAGGCGGGTCTGCTTGCCTGTGCTGTGGCTGATGTGGAAAGGGAATGGCTACCTGAGAGTTATACCGTCCCGCTGTTTTTTCTTGCGCTGAATTACTCACCGTTGCCAACCTACATCATTCAGCCGGTGATGGTGATGTCTGCCGTGGTCGTGGTGGCTGCGCTTATTGCCGTTATTGTCCGACCGTCGCTGTCCGCTCTTCTACCCGGGCGGGGAGACATCATGCTGTGGCTGGTTTTGAGTGCTTGGACAGGGATCGCTGGAAGCGTGATCCTGTTTATGTCCCTGATTGCTGGTGCGCTGACGATGCAACTGACGGCGCGCGATCACACGCCGCTCGGCCCCTGGATGGCCGGATGTGGGGCGCTGATGATCCCTTTTACGACGGATATCCAGCGATTGGCGGACCGTTTTATGTTTACGCTCTGGCACTGA
- a CDS encoding phage tail protein: MWGTPVPPEGWLELNGQLFNPSGNPVLASLYPSGQVPDFRGYFPRGWDNGSGVDSNGSRAILTVQNDAIRNITGSFQTFDYNGYSPTGVFSHKSRSGSSVSGSPQAWSHSIVQIDASSTVPTADENRPKNISVMFIIKAG, translated from the coding sequence ATGTGGGGAACGCCAGTGCCTCCAGAGGGCTGGCTGGAGCTCAACGGCCAGCTATTTAATCCCAGTGGAAATCCCGTACTGGCCAGCCTGTATCCTTCCGGCCAGGTACCGGATTTTCGCGGGTATTTTCCTCGCGGCTGGGATAATGGATCTGGCGTAGACTCAAATGGTTCACGCGCTATTTTAACCGTACAAAATGACGCGATTCGAAACATTACAGGTTCATTTCAAACGTTTGACTATAACGGATATTCGCCAACAGGCGTGTTTTCTCACAAATCGAGAAGTGGCTCCTCCGTGTCTGGATCTCCTCAAGCATGGAGCCATTCAATAGTACAAATTGACGCCTCTAGTACTGTCCCTACAGCAGACGAAAATCGACCTAAAAATATCTCAGTGATGTTTATCATTAAGGCAGGCTAA
- a CDS encoding integrating conjugative element protein yields MKIISASALCFLASPFFVHAELNVVADLGGKDTASFFDGINRQDNNEANNTESRTWKGQPGEGAMLPVLTPELTVGIEASRTLNLPGIGALFLVGDDPASRSWLQINAAKLSQMKAVGLIVNVTDMAAVQSLRSLVPDVQMAPASGGELARRLQLRHYPALITETSVSSEVQQ; encoded by the coding sequence ATGAAAATTATTTCCGCATCTGCGCTGTGTTTTCTGGCGAGCCCGTTCTTTGTTCATGCAGAACTGAATGTTGTCGCCGATTTGGGAGGGAAAGATACCGCATCGTTTTTTGATGGTATTAACCGCCAGGACAACAACGAAGCCAATAATACTGAAAGCCGCACCTGGAAAGGTCAGCCAGGAGAGGGAGCTATGCTGCCGGTGCTGACACCAGAACTGACTGTTGGTATTGAAGCGTCAAGAACGCTGAATTTGCCTGGAATTGGTGCGTTATTTCTTGTCGGAGACGATCCGGCATCGCGTTCTTGGTTGCAGATCAATGCTGCAAAACTGAGCCAAATGAAGGCAGTCGGTTTAATCGTCAATGTAACGGATATGGCTGCGGTTCAGTCCCTGCGATCGCTGGTTCCTGATGTGCAGATGGCTCCTGCGTCAGGTGGTGAGTTAGCTCGCCGATTACAATTGCGACATTATCCCGCGCTGATCACGGAGACCTCTGTATCTTCAGAGGTACAACAATGA
- a CDS encoding conjugal transfer protein TraF, translating to MKHSLITRSFIIAGIVVATSANAAGTWTEARGDAMGGTGVASSHYSAAALVNPALLTKFDKSDDFSLILPAVGAQVSDPDNLQDGVDRIDNDWKSFERIVSAGGDASLAASKLRGSLQDFSGSHAKAHAGASTVAAVPNSVLPFAVVAQAWGTATVKTNVTDSDLQWLDGVSNGTVNGSDLSSLTSSANGRAAVVADVGVAMAREFNIGGFGFSAGITPKIQRVYTFNYNVAINKYDSSDFRSSDYRNDKTGANVDVGFSTNLNDNWIVGLVGQNLVARSIETKEVNGVKDTFKIKPQATLGTAYSNGFFTTALDVDLTPASRFNSDKDSQFVSVGGELNAWKWAQLRAGYRTDIHDSDNSYFTAGIGLSPFDVVHLDITGMAGTDRTYGAVAQLTFTF from the coding sequence ATGAAACACTCATTAATTACACGCAGTTTTATTATTGCGGGCATCGTGGTTGCTACTTCAGCTAATGCAGCCGGTACATGGACTGAAGCTCGCGGTGATGCTATGGGCGGAACAGGTGTTGCTTCCTCGCACTACAGCGCAGCTGCTCTTGTAAACCCCGCGCTGCTGACGAAATTCGATAAGTCAGATGACTTTAGCCTGATTTTGCCAGCAGTCGGCGCTCAGGTTTCCGATCCGGATAATCTGCAGGATGGGGTCGACCGTATCGACAATGATTGGAAATCATTTGAGCGTATCGTTAGTGCCGGCGGAGATGCAAGTTTAGCTGCGTCAAAGCTGCGTGGATCATTACAAGACTTTTCTGGAAGCCATGCTAAGGCGCATGCCGGTGCATCAACGGTTGCTGCTGTTCCCAATAGCGTTCTGCCATTTGCCGTCGTTGCTCAGGCGTGGGGAACGGCAACGGTCAAAACCAACGTAACAGATAGCGATCTCCAGTGGCTTGATGGGGTGTCAAACGGTACAGTCAACGGCTCTGACCTGAGTTCATTAACGTCATCCGCTAATGGCCGTGCCGCTGTCGTTGCAGATGTTGGTGTTGCAATGGCACGTGAATTCAACATCGGAGGATTCGGCTTCTCCGCAGGTATTACACCGAAAATACAGCGCGTCTATACATTCAATTACAACGTTGCGATTAATAAATACGACAGTTCGGATTTTCGCAGCAGCGATTATCGTAACGATAAAACGGGCGCCAACGTAGATGTCGGTTTTTCAACCAACTTGAATGATAACTGGATTGTTGGGTTGGTTGGCCAGAATCTGGTTGCACGCAGCATCGAGACGAAAGAAGTCAACGGCGTCAAAGACACGTTCAAAATCAAGCCTCAGGCAACGCTGGGAACCGCATACAGCAACGGTTTCTTTACTACTGCTCTCGATGTCGATCTGACTCCTGCCAGTCGTTTTAACTCTGATAAAGACAGCCAGTTTGTCAGTGTAGGTGGCGAACTGAATGCCTGGAAATGGGCGCAACTGCGCGCAGGGTATCGTACTGATATTCATGACAGCGATAACTCCTATTTTACTGCTGGCATTGGTTTGTCTCCGTTTGATGTCGTACATCTGGATATCACCGGCATGGCGGGAACAGACAGAACGTATGGTGCTGTTGCGCAACTGACGTTTACATTCTGA
- the traD gene encoding type IV conjugative transfer system coupling protein TraD, whose product MSDRYVIEALLRPAVELNTAAVSATAAFVCVQAPWAIALAPSVSYVTAGGFAVLAMVRTRQGMKVLRYRRNLRRLPRYVMSSKQIPVSKRRLFIGKGFMWTQKHTQRLRDTLRPEVERYIQPSTLYQAARKLENVSEHSFPWLTRLLSVDSPLNPVRPLPPVGGKPVLHGIEPDEVDVTMPLADRPGHTIVLGTTRVGKTRLAELFITQDIRRGDVTIVFDPKGDPDLLRRVWAEAHRAGRGDSLYIFHLGWPEISARYNAVGRFGRVSEVASRISGQLAGEGNSAAFKEFAWRFVNIVARALVALGERPDYTLIMRYVNNIADLYLRYAEKIIEEELPELQQQIHNNLSVLTDGDVPRNMQGQPNSVGIWAIEVALSSEAGKALYDPILDGLRSAVRYDRTYFDKIVASLLPLLEKLTTGKTASLLSPDYLDMHDSRPIFDWEQIVRKRGVVYIGLDALTDSEVGTAVGNSMFADLVSVAGHIYKHGINAGLPQQREEKAVINLHCDEFNELMGDEFIPLINKGGGAGVQVTAYTQTSSDIEARIGNAAKTAQVIGNFNTLIMLRVRDNKTAELLTTQLPQVEIYSKTLVSGHSDTANVETGQDFTSSTQDRVGTIKTPLIEPSDVVSLPKGQAFALLEGGQLWKIRMPLPANDLNDAMMPANLQAVATEMRRNYRSSEGWWNGSSVGGE is encoded by the coding sequence ATGAGCGATCGTTATGTTATTGAAGCGTTGCTACGACCCGCCGTTGAACTGAATACAGCCGCGGTATCTGCCACTGCTGCATTTGTCTGTGTGCAAGCGCCGTGGGCGATTGCGCTGGCCCCGTCAGTGAGTTACGTGACGGCCGGTGGGTTTGCTGTTCTGGCCATGGTACGTACTCGGCAGGGGATGAAAGTGCTGCGTTACCGTCGTAATTTACGACGACTACCGCGCTATGTGATGAGTAGTAAGCAAATTCCAGTCAGCAAACGGCGGCTGTTTATCGGTAAGGGATTCATGTGGACGCAGAAACACACCCAACGGCTGCGTGACACGCTACGTCCGGAAGTCGAGCGCTATATTCAGCCATCAACGTTATATCAGGCCGCCCGCAAACTGGAGAATGTGTCAGAACACAGTTTCCCTTGGCTTACCAGGTTGTTAAGCGTCGATTCTCCGCTGAACCCAGTACGACCTTTGCCACCTGTCGGCGGGAAGCCGGTTTTGCATGGTATTGAACCGGATGAAGTGGATGTCACCATGCCGCTGGCTGATCGCCCCGGGCATACCATTGTTTTGGGTACGACTCGTGTTGGAAAAACACGGTTGGCCGAACTGTTTATTACCCAGGATATCCGCCGTGGTGATGTGACGATCGTTTTTGATCCAAAAGGCGATCCTGATTTATTACGTCGTGTATGGGCTGAAGCACATCGAGCTGGGCGAGGTGATTCGCTTTATATTTTCCATCTGGGCTGGCCTGAGATATCGGCACGCTACAATGCGGTCGGAAGATTTGGGCGCGTTTCTGAAGTGGCATCACGTATCTCAGGGCAATTGGCGGGGGAGGGTAACAGTGCGGCGTTTAAGGAGTTCGCGTGGCGTTTCGTAAACATTGTAGCTAGGGCTCTGGTTGCACTGGGTGAGCGGCCTGATTACACGTTGATTATGCGTTACGTCAACAACATTGCGGACCTGTATCTGCGCTATGCTGAGAAAATCATTGAAGAGGAACTGCCTGAGCTACAGCAGCAGATACATAATAATCTGAGTGTGCTCACTGATGGAGATGTCCCCCGAAATATGCAGGGCCAGCCTAATAGCGTTGGTATTTGGGCAATAGAAGTTGCATTAAGCTCTGAAGCTGGCAAGGCGCTCTATGATCCGATTCTCGATGGTCTGCGTAGCGCGGTTCGCTATGATCGAACCTATTTCGACAAAATTGTTGCCTCCCTTCTGCCACTACTGGAAAAACTGACGACGGGTAAAACGGCGTCTCTTCTGTCGCCGGACTATCTGGATATGCATGACTCACGCCCCATTTTTGATTGGGAACAAATTGTTCGCAAACGGGGCGTTGTGTATATCGGTCTGGACGCCCTTACAGATAGTGAAGTTGGTACTGCTGTGGGGAACAGCATGTTTGCCGACCTTGTCAGCGTTGCTGGTCATATTTATAAACATGGAATTAATGCCGGCCTCCCGCAACAGAGAGAGGAAAAGGCTGTTATTAACCTGCACTGCGATGAATTCAATGAGCTCATGGGCGATGAATTCATTCCGTTGATAAACAAGGGCGGTGGCGCCGGCGTTCAAGTAACCGCCTATACGCAAACGTCATCGGATATCGAAGCGCGTATCGGCAATGCTGCGAAAACGGCGCAGGTTATTGGGAATTTCAATACACTGATCATGCTACGTGTCCGGGACAACAAAACCGCAGAATTACTCACGACGCAGCTGCCGCAGGTTGAGATCTACAGTAAAACGTTGGTTTCCGGTCACTCGGATACGGCTAATGTTGAGACTGGACAGGATTTTACTTCGAGCACACAGGACCGTGTCGGCACGATAAAAACTCCACTGATTGAACCGTCTGATGTCGTCAGCCTGCCTAAAGGCCAGGCGTTCGCCCTGCTTGAAGGTGGCCAGTTGTGGAAAATCAGGATGCCACTGCCAGCGAATGATTTGAATGATGCAATGATGCCAGCCAATTTGCAGGCTGTCGCCACAGAGATGCGCCGTAACTACCGATCCAGTGAGGGATGGTGGAACGGTAGTTCAGTTGGGGGGGAGTAA
- a CDS encoding restriction endonuclease, with amino-acid sequence MIPLRPYLAEIAEPVLGIVPILFFIITVAAISMLFRLRGKASVRRHRRYRKTAERLLKRLPTLAGDAQRVSYLRRVNPYVFEELLLLAMERQGLTVIRNASYSGDGGLDGQVFVKGQRWLIQAKRYSRAIDPAHVAEFSALLIQHRCGGLFIHTGRTGAKSKQHAISSHDNTFPLHIISGQQLLALLAGNPIWINFTVRKS; translated from the coding sequence ATGATCCCACTGCGTCCATATCTGGCTGAGATCGCAGAGCCTGTTTTGGGTATTGTACCTATTCTTTTTTTTATTATTACTGTTGCCGCTATAAGTATGTTATTCCGCTTGCGTGGCAAAGCCAGTGTGCGTCGCCATCGTCGTTATCGTAAAACTGCCGAGCGCTTGTTAAAAAGACTTCCCACTTTAGCTGGTGATGCGCAACGTGTTTCTTATCTCCGCCGTGTTAATCCGTATGTGTTTGAAGAATTGCTTTTGCTGGCAATGGAGCGTCAGGGATTGACGGTCATTCGCAACGCATCATATAGCGGCGACGGTGGATTGGATGGGCAAGTCTTTGTTAAAGGGCAGCGTTGGTTAATCCAGGCAAAACGCTATAGCCGAGCGATAGATCCCGCGCACGTCGCTGAGTTTTCGGCATTACTGATACAGCATCGGTGTGGCGGTTTATTTATTCATACCGGACGAACTGGTGCTAAAAGCAAGCAACATGCGATCTCCAGCCACGATAATACGTTTCCCCTCCATATCATCAGCGGTCAACAATTACTGGCGTTGTTGGCTGGCAATCCAATTTGGATAAACTTCACCGTTAGGAAGAGCTAA
- a CDS encoding phage tail protein: MWGTPVPPEGWMELNGQLFNPSGNPILASLYPSGQVPDFRGYFPRGWDNGAGIDPDSRAILSIQGDAIQNITGKFPSMTWSRGLASDEFFVGAFKNDRFIGPGDRGTDETTTFQASFDASLVVPTAEENRPKNISVMFIIKAG; encoded by the coding sequence ATGTGGGGAACGCCAGTGCCTCCAGAGGGCTGGATGGAGCTCAACGGCCAGCTATTTAATCCCAGTGGAAATCCCATTCTGGCCAGCCTGTATCCTTCCGGCCAGGTACCGGATTTTCGCGGGTACTTTCCTCGAGGCTGGGATAATGGAGCGGGGATTGATCCCGACAGCCGAGCAATTCTTAGCATTCAGGGAGATGCGATACAAAATATTACGGGGAAGTTTCCCTCAATGACGTGGTCTAGAGGACTTGCAAGTGACGAGTTTTTTGTCGGTGCATTTAAGAATGATCGTTTTATTGGCCCCGGTGACCGAGGCACTGACGAAACAACTACATTCCAAGCTAGCTTTGATGCATCGCTAGTAGTCCCTACTGCCGAGGAAAATCGACCTAAAAATATCTCAGTGATGTTTATCATTAAGGCAGGCTAA
- a CDS encoding transglycosylase SLT domain-containing protein has protein sequence MACRCLLILLVIFSIFSSSVNASRQPVPDGYQRVAYLHQVPPELFYAQSLQESSRKLPHGVRPWPWSLNVQGRSYQYDSRLEAWQALQRFLKTVPHKNIDVGLGQVNWGWNGRRFANSWEAFEPYTNLNVSAQILRECYERKPGSWLRAVGCYHHPAGGAPAARYISAVQRKLAMIEPSTASHLPEITPTTQLVWIEPRSVK, from the coding sequence ATGGCGTGTCGCTGCCTTCTGATTTTGCTGGTTATATTCAGCATTTTTTCTTCCAGTGTTAACGCATCACGACAACCGGTGCCTGATGGGTATCAGCGTGTTGCGTATTTACATCAGGTTCCGCCTGAACTGTTCTATGCACAATCATTACAGGAGTCTAGCCGCAAGCTGCCTCATGGCGTTCGCCCCTGGCCCTGGAGTCTGAATGTTCAGGGGAGAAGCTATCAATATGACAGCCGGCTGGAAGCTTGGCAGGCACTACAACGTTTTCTGAAGACGGTTCCACATAAAAACATTGATGTTGGATTAGGGCAGGTTAACTGGGGTTGGAACGGTCGTCGTTTTGCAAACTCCTGGGAGGCGTTTGAACCCTACACCAATCTGAATGTTTCAGCACAAATTCTACGTGAATGCTACGAGAGAAAACCGGGCAGTTGGTTACGTGCTGTTGGTTGCTACCACCATCCAGCCGGCGGTGCTCCGGCTGCCAGATACATTTCTGCGGTGCAGCGTAAATTGGCCATGATTGAACCTTCGACAGCTTCCCATCTTCCTGAGATTACTCCTACCACTCAACTTGTCTGGATCGAACCCCGGAGTGTCAAATAA
- the pilV gene encoding shufflon system plasmid conjugative transfer pilus tip adhesin PilV: MFSIIKSLQGLLRRFIRRQPARGSLIKDSIIGVMVFIALIGLVTQVISNYVTELHYQTVARHASKVSQAAGKYVSDKHDAYLCQLAPSTCTAGVSTPLPQPFTAQTLIDAGYLDEGMGTTTMDRQTYRFGVRARTVNGSTKPALEALMVTTGGDALDEGGIRRVAQLIDGMGGFISDPSLTELGGQANTAYGAELSWSLPVTPFGLTAEHGHIAVAINGGLIGGLDKESDRLYRFSSDAHPEYNQMNTAIDMNSNNLNNAEQVNANEVNAARFVALESNGFFGWRNGNDIQAWLKWNNDKQKVELKNAGLNVEGDITSEKSVSAADDVSAGKLVVADQFLYQKTVVVSGDSCDAVTLGLTSISDTTGLIGHDSTGAILTCQSGAWKSPSSIQPGTITMWGTPVPPEGWMELNGQLFNPSGNPILASLYPSGQVPDFRGYFPRGWDNGAGIDPGERAMLSYQEDAIRNLTGEFQTIDYFGYEASGVFGRVEKTGRAQIGGTPQDWSHSKIQIDASRLVPTADENRPKNIAVMFIIKAG; the protein is encoded by the coding sequence ATGTTTTCGATAATTAAGTCATTACAAGGCCTATTGCGCCGCTTTATCCGACGTCAACCCGCACGCGGCAGCTTAATCAAAGATTCAATCATCGGTGTGATGGTTTTTATTGCGTTGATTGGTCTGGTCACGCAAGTGATCAGCAATTATGTGACAGAGCTGCATTACCAGACCGTTGCTCGTCATGCCAGTAAAGTATCCCAGGCTGCTGGAAAGTATGTGTCTGATAAACATGATGCCTATTTATGTCAGTTGGCTCCTTCCACCTGTACGGCGGGGGTATCCACACCATTGCCGCAGCCGTTCACTGCCCAGACGTTGATTGATGCGGGATATCTGGATGAAGGTATGGGCACAACAACGATGGACAGGCAAACCTATCGTTTCGGGGTGAGAGCGCGGACGGTGAATGGTTCAACAAAGCCGGCACTTGAAGCGTTGATGGTCACCACGGGGGGAGACGCGTTGGACGAAGGTGGAATTCGCCGAGTCGCTCAGCTCATCGATGGGATGGGCGGTTTTATCAGTGATCCAAGCCTGACTGAGTTGGGGGGACAGGCGAATACGGCATATGGGGCAGAATTATCCTGGTCCCTTCCCGTCACCCCGTTTGGGTTAACTGCAGAACATGGACATATTGCAGTGGCCATCAATGGCGGCCTGATCGGCGGTCTGGATAAAGAAAGCGATCGCCTTTATCGCTTCAGTAGTGATGCTCATCCGGAATATAACCAGATGAACACCGCTATCGATATGAACTCGAACAATTTGAACAATGCTGAGCAGGTCAACGCGAATGAAGTGAATGCTGCAAGATTTGTGGCATTGGAGAGTAATGGTTTTTTTGGCTGGCGTAATGGGAACGATATTCAAGCCTGGCTGAAATGGAATAACGATAAACAGAAAGTCGAGCTGAAGAACGCTGGCTTGAATGTCGAAGGCGACATTACTTCAGAAAAAAGCGTTAGTGCTGCCGATGATGTCAGTGCTGGTAAGCTGGTTGTTGCTGACCAATTTTTGTACCAAAAGACCGTTGTTGTTTCTGGCGATTCCTGTGATGCGGTGACGCTGGGGCTGACATCTATCAGTGATACAACTGGCCTGATAGGCCATGACAGCACTGGCGCGATACTTACTTGCCAATCCGGTGCGTGGAAATCACCCTCATCTATCCAGCCTGGCACCATCACGATGTGGGGAACGCCAGTGCCTCCAGAGGGCTGGATGGAGCTCAACGGCCAGCTATTTAATCCCAGTGGAAATCCCATTCTGGCCAGCCTGTATCCTTCCGGCCAGGTACCGGATTTTCGCGGGTACTTTCCTCGAGGCTGGGATAATGGGGCGGGGATTGACCCAGGTGAACGGGCTATGCTTAGTTATCAGGAGGATGCCATTAGAAATCTGACTGGCGAATTCCAAACAATAGATTATTTCGGGTATGAAGCTAGTGGTGTATTCGGTCGCGTTGAAAAAACAGGTAGAGCTCAAATAGGCGGAACACCTCAAGACTGGAGTCATTCAAAAATTCAAATTGATGCATCCCGCTTAGTACCTACCGCTGATGAAAATCGACCTAAAAATATCGCGGTAATGTTTATTATTAAAGCTGGTTAA
- a CDS encoding plasmid protein, with protein MSDIAEMTKEHALARIIILNSFQRMIRPSSKLEQGQFVVTGPNFQGDDMHVGYCVQVREGVGQFGSDIVFLRHSSGSLVAHENQCYCAMNAEQEGLARSVFEVLPEDEEYKLGYSDCDKVHEIGFVIEHSNSLGTPDVPFVIAMKKHND; from the coding sequence ATGAGCGACATCGCTGAAATGACAAAAGAACACGCTCTGGCTCGCATTATTATACTTAACAGCTTTCAACGAATGATTAGGCCTTCCAGTAAATTGGAACAAGGCCAATTCGTTGTGACCGGTCCCAATTTTCAGGGAGATGATATGCATGTTGGATATTGTGTCCAGGTGCGTGAGGGCGTTGGTCAATTTGGCTCTGACATAGTTTTTCTGCGCCACTCCAGTGGTTCTTTAGTTGCCCATGAGAATCAGTGTTACTGTGCGATGAATGCTGAACAAGAGGGACTTGCGCGCTCAGTATTTGAGGTTTTGCCAGAGGATGAGGAGTATAAACTCGGCTATAGCGATTGTGATAAAGTCCACGAAATTGGTTTTGTTATAGAACATTCAAATTCTCTCGGCACACCTGATGTACCGTTTGTCATTGCAATGAAAAAACATAATGACTGA